Proteins from a genomic interval of Paenibacillus sp. FSL R5-0623:
- a CDS encoding NAD(P)H-dependent oxidoreductase has protein sequence MKHLIVYAHPHTDSLNNAILNTAVEALEAQGHEVVVRDLYKLGFQPVLTEADTASMRAGQTPQDIATEQEFVTNAEAITFIYPIWWTGLPAIMKGYVDRVFAYGFAYAAGEAGIEKLLTGKKGLIINTHGTPSEIYDQIGMTAGLKVTSDVGIFDFVGIEAVDHLLFGSIGYLDAPAYQAMLDQVKQTVTTKF, from the coding sequence ATGAAACATCTTATCGTATATGCTCACCCGCACACAGACAGCTTGAATAACGCAATCCTCAATACTGCTGTAGAAGCTCTCGAAGCTCAAGGCCATGAAGTAGTCGTTCGTGACTTATATAAGCTTGGATTCCAACCCGTACTGACTGAAGCCGATACAGCTTCCATGCGCGCAGGACAGACACCACAGGATATCGCTACGGAACAAGAGTTTGTTACGAATGCAGAAGCTATTACATTCATCTATCCGATCTGGTGGACAGGCCTTCCTGCCATTATGAAAGGGTACGTTGACCGTGTATTCGCCTATGGTTTTGCATATGCAGCGGGTGAAGCGGGAATCGAGAAATTGCTGACAGGCAAAAAAGGACTTATCATCAACACACATGGTACACCAAGTGAAATTTATGATCAGATTGGTATGACTGCTGGGTTGAAAGTTACCTCAGACGTAGGTATTTTCGATTTTGTAGGTATTGAAGCCGTAGATCATCTGCTCTTCGGTAGTATTGGATACCTGGATGCACCCGCATATCAAGCCATGTTGGATCAGGTTAAACAGACGGTTACGACCAAATTCTAA
- a CDS encoding site-specific integrase encodes MIIRQLRYYAKVKINKLTHNHHQNMLNQMFKEGYSQSSLQGVDVTAKMIIKYPIKHKMIADNPFADTVIPVKLLTVEEIESDSIAEKILEKHELAEFLLAVREQGLPMDLEIFHLLAFSGLRSGELCALKDTDFFLETNELRVTKTLYCPKNNVKNYMLTPPKTKGSIRRFDVIEDVMRGIARHLERMRSKRIAAKKLMDNYHDENFVFARSDGYPFITKKILKRMDRLLLKTSITKRATPHIFRHTHISMLAEAEVDLKTIMERVGHDDAKTTLKIYTHVTKNMKKNATERIMKHFSDVLQI; translated from the coding sequence ATGATAATTAGACAGCTACGATATTACGCTAAAGTTAAAATAAATAAACTGACTCATAATCATCATCAGAATATGCTCAATCAAATGTTTAAGGAGGGATACTCTCAAAGCTCACTCCAGGGCGTAGATGTGACAGCTAAAATGATAATTAAGTATCCGATTAAACATAAGATGATAGCAGATAATCCGTTTGCTGATACTGTAATTCCAGTGAAACTTTTGACGGTTGAAGAAATAGAAAGCGACTCTATTGCGGAAAAGATTCTGGAGAAACATGAATTAGCAGAGTTTCTTCTGGCGGTTAGAGAGCAAGGTCTTCCTATGGATCTGGAAATATTTCATTTGTTGGCATTCAGCGGCCTGAGATCTGGGGAATTATGCGCTTTAAAGGATACAGATTTCTTTTTAGAAACTAACGAACTCCGTGTGACAAAAACTTTATACTGCCCCAAAAACAACGTGAAGAACTATATGTTAACCCCACCAAAAACAAAAGGATCGATTCGAAGGTTTGATGTGATTGAGGATGTAATGCGAGGAATTGCACGTCATTTAGAACGTATGCGTTCAAAGAGAATAGCTGCTAAGAAACTTATGGATAATTATCATGATGAAAATTTTGTTTTTGCTCGAAGCGATGGTTACCCCTTTATCACTAAAAAAATTCTCAAACGTATGGACAGACTCCTATTAAAAACATCAATTACAAAAAGGGCTACTCCTCATATTTTTCGTCACACGCATATTTCAATGCTGGCTGAAGCCGAAGTAGATTTGAAGACAATCATGGAGAGAGTTGGGCATGATGATGCAAAAACTACTCTAAAGATATATACTCATGTTACGAAAAATATGAAGAAAAATGCGACGGAAAGAATTATGAAACATTTCTCAGATGTCCTTCAAATATAG
- a CDS encoding DNA adenine methylase, with amino-acid sequence MKTPRILHYPGSKWSMAEWIINHMPPHTTYLEPFFGSGAVLFTKERSLIETVNDLDGEAVNLFRITENVRKTWHMQSDGLHTRGRNITRVITTLMMTLNVRAVW; translated from the coding sequence TTGAAGACACCGAGAATATTACACTATCCCGGTAGCAAGTGGAGCATGGCGGAATGGATTATCAACCACATGCCGCCACATACAACCTATTTGGAGCCATTCTTTGGTTCTGGAGCAGTTCTATTCACGAAGGAGCGCAGCCTGATCGAAACCGTGAACGACTTGGATGGTGAAGCTGTCAATCTGTTTCGCATAACCGAGAACGTCCGGAAGACCTGGCACATGCAATCCGATGGACTCCACACTCGAGGCAGGAATATTACGAGAGTTATTACGACTCTGATGATGACCTTGAACGTGCGCGCCGTTTGGTAG
- a CDS encoding LexA repressor → MFIEDNGYGPTIREIVDGIMLSSASTVHSHINSLIRKGYLTHSSGGVSTLALTKKGKRPKV, encoded by the coding sequence ATGTTCATTGAAGACAACGGGTACGGTCCCACGATCCGCGAAATTGTAGATGGGATTATGTTGTCATCTGCTTCAACGGTCCACTCACACATTAATTCACTTATTCGCAAAGGGTATCTGACCCATTCTTCCGGTGGGGTTAGCACCCTGGCACTGACCAAGAAGGGTAAACGGCCAAAGGTCTGA